The following are from one region of the Amedibacterium intestinale genome:
- a CDS encoding ISL3 family transposase: MQDFTNCEASICTIFNLDSSILESCSCIRRNEQTIIDVKLLDSRPACPECGNPITKIKGYVTKTIQHSLLADKKCVLQYHARRYICPICHKTFYEYNPFVFQNMKISSDLMLQILKDLQEPGETFTHAAKRYHISPTSVSSIFDSVVSIPRAKLPEIMCTDENYAFHSKTQNSKYICLLIDQTNGRPIDILPSRRYEYLDKYFSNIPKYEIDQVHIMITDMYEPYRRIIKKHFKNAIHVVDHYHVSQELHRRVDRVRLRIMNPLRCINTSKRTQEQEENYYLLKHKNGLLFKHFTRSKGADGKPLFDILRPKEYNKVLKRYMNPYDYANALVSIHPDINTAWELKDELTDFYVSNTLETAPAALKKVITDFRESNVEEMVKFSYTLANWQTEIINSFYIAKTEYKLSRKTGQITVGYKRLNNALMERLNGTVKLITKAANGYTNWERFRNRCMLVLEKGIEFAIDEKDKSVKMVEKKEPTT, translated from the coding sequence ATGCAAGACTTTACCAATTGCGAAGCTTCTATTTGCACAATCTTCAATCTGGATTCATCGATTTTAGAATCCTGTTCCTGTATTAGACGAAATGAACAGACGATCATCGATGTAAAGCTTTTGGATTCTCGACCAGCTTGTCCTGAATGTGGAAATCCCATCACGAAGATCAAGGGATATGTGACCAAGACCATCCAGCATTCATTACTGGCCGATAAAAAATGTGTTCTTCAATACCATGCCAGGCGATATATCTGCCCAATATGCCACAAAACGTTCTATGAATACAATCCTTTCGTCTTCCAGAACATGAAGATTTCTTCAGATCTGATGCTTCAGATCCTCAAGGACTTGCAAGAACCTGGCGAAACCTTTACCCACGCAGCTAAGAGATATCATATTTCTCCAACTTCTGTTTCATCGATCTTCGATTCGGTTGTTTCGATTCCAAGGGCAAAACTGCCAGAAATCATGTGCACAGATGAAAACTATGCCTTTCATTCCAAAACACAAAACAGTAAGTACATCTGTCTTTTGATCGATCAGACCAATGGGCGGCCAATCGATATCTTGCCTAGTCGACGATATGAATATTTGGATAAGTACTTCTCAAATATACCAAAATATGAAATAGATCAGGTCCATATCATGATTACGGATATGTACGAACCATACCGCAGGATCATTAAAAAACATTTCAAAAATGCGATTCATGTGGTCGACCATTATCATGTTTCACAGGAACTGCACCGCAGAGTGGACAGGGTTCGCTTAAGGATCATGAACCCCCTGCGATGCATCAACACATCGAAACGCACCCAGGAACAAGAAGAAAACTATTATCTGTTAAAACACAAGAACGGACTCCTGTTCAAGCACTTTACAAGATCTAAAGGCGCCGATGGAAAACCACTTTTCGATATTTTAAGACCAAAAGAATATAATAAGGTTCTAAAACGATATATGAACCCATACGATTATGCCAATGCGCTTGTATCTATTCATCCGGATATAAACACGGCCTGGGAATTAAAGGATGAACTTACGGATTTCTATGTCTCGAACACACTTGAAACGGCACCTGCTGCTTTGAAAAAAGTCATTACCGATTTCAGAGAAAGCAATGTAGAAGAAATGGTCAAGTTTAGTTACACATTAGCCAACTGGCAAACCGAGATCATCAATTCTTTCTACATAGCCAAAACCGAATACAAGCTCTCGAGAAAGACAGGACAAATCACTGTCGGATATAAAAGGCTCAACAACGCACTGATGGAACGACTCAACGGAACCGTCAAGCTGATTACCAAGGCAGCCAACGGATATACCAATTGGGAACGATTCCGTAACCGATGCATGTTGGTCCTTGAAAAAGGCATAGAATTTGCGATCGACGAGAAAGACAAAAGCGTAAAGATGGTCGAAAAAAAGGAGCCCACCACCTAG
- a CDS encoding DUF6431 domain-containing protein, translated as MFVTRTVLINAQRCRCKECGAIHIILPSFVVPGFNHVYLSIRKVLNKEPDRSLEDSYFYRFIKSFFPPFPKSSEDSDYLAFLRRSPLFRKFGSYAFLSR; from the coding sequence ATCTTTGTGACTCGCACTGTTTTGATCAATGCCCAGCGATGTCGGTGTAAAGAATGTGGTGCTATTCATATCATTCTTCCTTCTTTTGTAGTTCCAGGATTCAATCATGTCTATTTATCCATCCGAAAGGTTTTGAATAAAGAGCCTGACCGATCATTAGAAGATTCTTATTTCTACAGATTCATCAAAAGTTTTTTCCCACCTTTTCCAAAATCTTCAGAAGATTCGGATTATCTTGCCTTCTTACGCCGGAGCCCGCTTTTTCGAAAATTCGGTTCTTATGCATTTTTAAGTCGATAA
- a CDS encoding ParB/RepB/Spo0J family partition protein, translated as MAKKESAARLGKGLSAIFGEDVTNVLEDIQQGKTEVHEDSKFEVDVKDVHPNPYQPRKTFDEGKIKELADSIRLHGVFTPILVKKAVKGYELIAGERRLRASKEAGLKKIPAILMDFDDQQMMEIALLENVQREDLNAIEEAVGYEKLIKKLGYTQEELAKRIGKSREYVANMLRLLKLPPVVQTHVVNQELSMGHVRALLGLKDEKLMEEVAQKAIQLHLSVRAVETMVKNINEPKEKPETKPKDIHLGQVEKRLQTRFQTKVKVDAKHISIAYNGNDDLNRLLELLGGLDEEL; from the coding sequence GTGGCAAAAAAGGAAAGCGCTGCAAGACTTGGAAAAGGTTTATCAGCTATTTTTGGAGAAGATGTAACCAATGTGCTGGAAGATATTCAGCAAGGGAAAACAGAAGTTCATGAAGATAGTAAGTTTGAAGTAGATGTAAAAGATGTACACCCAAATCCATATCAGCCAAGAAAAACATTTGATGAGGGTAAAATAAAAGAATTAGCAGATTCTATTCGTTTACATGGGGTATTTACACCTATTCTTGTAAAAAAAGCAGTAAAAGGATATGAATTAATTGCTGGGGAAAGACGTCTTCGTGCAAGTAAAGAAGCAGGATTGAAAAAGATTCCAGCAATTCTAATGGATTTTGATGATCAGCAAATGATGGAAATTGCATTGCTGGAGAATGTACAGCGTGAAGATTTAAATGCAATTGAGGAAGCTGTTGGTTATGAAAAACTAATAAAAAAATTAGGTTATACACAGGAAGAACTGGCAAAAAGAATTGGAAAATCTCGTGAGTATGTAGCGAATATGCTTCGTTTGTTAAAACTTCCACCAGTCGTACAAACACATGTTGTAAATCAAGAATTAAGTATGGGGCATGTACGTGCCTTGTTAGGGTTAAAAGATGAAAAACTGATGGAAGAAGTAGCACAAAAAGCTATTCAGTTACATCTTAGTGTACGTGCTGTAGAAACAATGGTAAAAAATATCAATGAGCCAAAAGAAAAACCTGAAACTAAACCAAAAGATATTCATTTGGGACAGGTAGAAAAACGTTTACAGACACGTTTTCAGACAAAGGTAAAAGTTGATGCAAAACATATCAGTATTGCATATAATGGAAATGATGATTTAAATCGTTTATTAGAACTTTTGGGCGGTTTAGATGAAGAATTATAG
- the rsmG gene encoding 16S rRNA (guanine(527)-N(7))-methyltransferase RsmG: MSIKFKKEDFFSILEKHGIVLSNRQIEQFEVYAQMLVEWNQKMNLTAITDLDEIYEKHFLDSILPSFDVPLKGSFCDVGAGAGFPSIPLKIVYPDLKITIVETLGKRITFLNALCEKLELKDVECVHARAEEYAKDHREYFDIVSARAVANLTMLSELCIPLVKIGGIFLSLKGANAQEEYDKAKKAISLLGCKEKQRDEKHLSDGSCRVNFVFEKIKPTPKKYPRAFAQIKKNPL, translated from the coding sequence ATGTCTATAAAATTTAAAAAAGAAGATTTCTTTTCAATTTTGGAAAAGCATGGAATCGTTTTATCAAACAGGCAAATTGAACAGTTTGAAGTATATGCACAAATGCTTGTAGAGTGGAATCAGAAAATGAATCTTACTGCTATTACAGATTTGGATGAAATCTATGAAAAACATTTTTTAGATTCGATATTGCCTTCCTTCGATGTTCCTCTTAAAGGAAGTTTTTGTGATGTGGGAGCAGGAGCTGGATTTCCAAGTATTCCATTAAAAATCGTATATCCGGATTTAAAGATTACGATCGTGGAAACTTTGGGGAAACGAATAACGTTTTTAAATGCATTGTGTGAAAAACTGGAATTAAAAGATGTAGAGTGTGTTCATGCACGTGCAGAAGAATATGCGAAAGATCATAGAGAGTACTTTGACATTGTAAGTGCCAGAGCAGTTGCTAACTTAACGATGCTTTCTGAATTGTGTATTCCTTTAGTAAAGATAGGGGGAATCTTTTTATCTTTAAAAGGGGCAAATGCACAGGAAGAATATGATAAAGCTAAAAAAGCTATTTCACTTTTAGGTTGTAAAGAAAAACAAAGAGATGAAAAACACTTATCGGATGGTTCCTGCAGAGTTAATTTTGTATTTGAGAAAATAAAACCAACACCAAAGAAGTATCCAAGGGCATTTGCTCAGATCAAAAAGAATCCACTTTAA
- a CDS encoding YciI family protein — translation MQFFIVEGVLKKPELMNDTLLKEHISYTQKAMQKELYLLSGLKEDQTGGIFIIKAENKEALQSYLENEPFYKAGMQTYKITAFDAHYTQEAISFWFQK, via the coding sequence ATGCAATTTTTCATAGTAGAAGGTGTATTAAAGAAACCAGAACTTATGAACGATACCCTGTTAAAAGAACATATTTCCTATACACAAAAAGCGATGCAGAAAGAACTGTATTTATTATCTGGATTGAAAGAAGATCAAACAGGCGGCATTTTTATAATAAAGGCAGAAAACAAAGAAGCTCTTCAGTCTTATTTAGAAAATGAACCTTTCTATAAAGCCGGTATGCAAACCTATAAGATAACAGCGTTTGATGCTCACTATACACAAGAAGCGATAAGTTTCTGGTTTCAAAAGTAG
- a CDS encoding energy-coupled thiamine transporter ThiT — translation MRNVSVKDLVYMAFYVALFMVLDTFVNTLHIIQMPNGGSLGISTLALLMASYHLGWKKGIIVSIVSVFAQFVTGPMYTPDLIGFLLDYFIAFSVYGIASIFPNIGYFYTGVFVTNFIRFISSTISGVIVYQTTLWGSITYQCTYLLPTLILGMIVVPLLYKSLEPQIKKMQK, via the coding sequence ATGAGAAATGTATCAGTAAAAGATCTAGTTTACATGGCTTTTTATGTAGCCTTATTCATGGTATTAGACACATTTGTAAATACCTTGCATATTATTCAAATGCCAAATGGTGGAAGCCTTGGGATATCTACTCTTGCACTGCTTATGGCAAGTTATCATTTGGGATGGAAAAAGGGAATCATTGTTTCTATTGTTTCAGTATTTGCGCAATTTGTGACAGGACCAATGTATACTCCAGATTTGATTGGATTTCTGCTTGATTATTTCATAGCGTTTTCTGTCTATGGAATTGCAAGTATCTTTCCAAATATCGGATATTTCTATACCGGTGTGTTTGTGACAAACTTTATTCGCTTTATTAGTTCTACCATTTCTGGTGTTATTGTATATCAAACAACCTTATGGGGAAGTATAACTTATCAGTGTACATATTTGTTGCCAACTCTTATATTGGGCATGATTGTTGTGCCACTGCTATATAAGTCTTTAGAACCACAAATAAAAAAGATGCAGAAATAA
- a CDS encoding ParB/RepB/Spo0J family partition protein: MKETKMIAIDLIEPNPYQPRLEFDDDALMDLAQSIRENGLIQPITVRESNGKYQIIAGERRFRAMRLNGAVEVLANVMDANEIQMAEMALVENIQRENLSAIEEAKSYVEIMKFAGINQSTLALRIGKSQSAIANKIRLLGLDKEVQEAVSAKKISERHARALVGLKEDKQQEMLHKIVKKGWTVAQTERVLKQESQEKKPEKKVMLKGISKSIKIAINTLHQAVNMVNRSGCDAKITQDETEDEVILTIRIPK; encoded by the coding sequence ATGAAAGAAACGAAGATGATTGCGATTGACTTGATTGAACCTAATCCATATCAGCCACGTTTAGAATTTGATGATGATGCGTTGATGGATCTAGCACAGTCTATTCGTGAAAATGGATTGATTCAGCCAATTACAGTTCGAGAAAGCAATGGGAAATATCAAATCATAGCAGGAGAGAGAAGATTTCGTGCTATGCGTTTAAATGGTGCAGTTGAAGTATTGGCAAATGTCATGGATGCCAACGAAATACAGATGGCGGAAATGGCATTGGTAGAAAATATTCAGCGTGAAAATCTAAGCGCAATTGAAGAGGCAAAATCTTATGTGGAAATCATGAAATTTGCCGGTATCAATCAAAGTACATTGGCTTTGCGTATTGGAAAGTCACAAAGTGCTATAGCAAATAAGATTCGTTTGCTAGGTTTGGATAAAGAAGTACAGGAAGCTGTTTCTGCTAAGAAAATCAGCGAGCGCCATGCACGTGCACTTGTTGGATTAAAAGAAGATAAACAGCAGGAAATGTTACATAAAATCGTCAAAAAGGGATGGACGGTTGCACAGACAGAAAGAGTATTGAAACAGGAATCACAAGAAAAAAAACCAGAAAAGAAAGTGATGCTGAAAGGGATCAGCAAAAGTATAAAAATAGCTATTAATACACTGCATCAGGCAGTAAATATGGTAAATCGCAGTGGATGCGATGCGAAAATAACACAGGATGAAACAGAAGATGAAGTTATTCTAACAATTCGTATTCCGAAATAG
- a CDS encoding DUF5662 family protein: MNRLWGHFYTITSHKIKVAGLCFRCGLYKQGILHDLSKYSPIEFISGVRYYQGHRSPISKEKEVLGYSKGWLHHKGRNRHHWEYWVDFFRQGMYAVEMPVNFNIEMVCDRIAASKTYLKESYTDSSPLQYFEGEQGRIAMHPKTVERTYYLLNYLKDHGEDALIQHIRKDILSKRIDF, encoded by the coding sequence ATGAATCGATTATGGGGACATTTTTATACCATTACTTCTCATAAGATAAAAGTTGCAGGCTTATGTTTTCGCTGTGGATTGTATAAACAGGGAATTCTACATGACTTATCAAAATATTCACCAATTGAATTTATAAGCGGAGTCCGCTATTATCAAGGACACCGCAGTCCAATTAGTAAAGAAAAAGAAGTCCTTGGATATTCCAAAGGCTGGCTTCATCATAAAGGAAGAAACCGACATCACTGGGAATACTGGGTAGACTTTTTTCGACAAGGCATGTATGCAGTAGAAATGCCTGTTAACTTCAACATTGAAATGGTTTGTGATCGTATTGCGGCTTCAAAAACATATCTTAAGGAGTCTTATACAGATTCCAGTCCTTTACAGTATTTTGAAGGAGAACAGGGAAGAATCGCTATGCATCCTAAAACTGTAGAAAGAACTTACTATTTGTTAAACTATTTGAAAGATCATGGAGAAGATGCACTTATACAACATATTCGAAAAGATATTTTATCTAAAAGAATAGATTTTTAA
- a CDS encoding ParA family protein: MGKIIAISNQKGGVGKTTTSLNLAAGLGYLNNKVLLVDLDPQGNATQGIGASVGEDKLSVYNLLMEDYTVADIRKTLTSPPIDIVPANISLAGADLQMVRFEVGKEELLKNKLDQVKDEYDFIIIDCPPSLSLLNTNALTAADSVIIPVQCEYYALEGVTQLLLTIRLVQQLFNKNLVIEGVLLTMYDARTRLSVEVQQEVRQHFKDRVYKTYIPRNIKLGEAPSRGQSIFEYDVRCEGAKAYASLAKEVVRMNKKKKA; the protein is encoded by the coding sequence ATGGGAAAAATAATTGCCATTTCAAATCAGAAAGGCGGTGTCGGAAAAACAACGACATCCTTAAACCTTGCGGCTGGTTTAGGATATTTGAATAATAAAGTATTGCTTGTGGATTTAGATCCGCAGGGGAATGCAACACAGGGAATCGGAGCAAGTGTTGGAGAAGATAAATTATCTGTTTATAATTTGTTGATGGAAGATTATACAGTAGCAGATATTCGTAAAACCTTGACTTCTCCACCAATTGATATTGTACCTGCAAACATTTCTTTAGCAGGTGCAGATTTGCAGATGGTAAGATTTGAAGTAGGAAAAGAAGAATTATTAAAAAACAAATTGGATCAGGTAAAAGATGAATATGATTTCATTATTATTGATTGTCCACCTTCTTTAAGTTTATTGAATACGAATGCCTTAACGGCAGCGGATTCTGTTATTATTCCTGTACAATGTGAATATTATGCCTTAGAAGGGGTTACGCAGTTGTTGTTAACGATTCGTCTTGTTCAGCAATTATTCAATAAAAATTTGGTTATTGAAGGTGTATTGTTAACAATGTATGATGCTCGTACACGTTTAAGTGTAGAAGTACAGCAGGAAGTTCGTCAGCATTTTAAAGATCGTGTATATAAAACGTACATACCAAGAAATATTAAATTGGGAGAAGCACCTTCCAGAGGACAGTCTATATTTGAATATGATGTTCGCTGTGAGGGAGCAAAAGCATATGCCAGTCTGGCAAAAGAAGTTGTTCGTATGAACAAAAAGAAAAAGGCATAG
- a CDS encoding S-ribosylhomocysteine lyase: MNKITSFCIDHDILKEGMYVSRVDGDVITYDLRMVIPNNGVYLDNDGLHTFEHLFATYVRNSKWDESIVYAGPMGCRTGFYFLTRDDMSKTEAIKLVQETMDFIANFEGEIPGAQESRECGNYLDHDLEKAKQYARSYREVIKEWSEEQLVYPQAD, translated from the coding sequence ATGAATAAAATTACAAGTTTTTGTATTGATCACGATATTTTAAAAGAAGGTATGTATGTATCTCGTGTAGATGGAGATGTCATAACGTATGATTTGCGTATGGTAATACCCAATAATGGAGTATATTTAGATAATGATGGTTTGCATACATTTGAACATTTATTCGCAACATATGTTCGTAATTCAAAATGGGATGAAAGTATTGTTTATGCAGGTCCAATGGGATGTCGAACAGGTTTTTACTTTTTGACAAGAGATGATATGTCAAAAACAGAAGCAATTAAGCTTGTACAAGAGACAATGGATTTCATAGCGAATTTTGAAGGTGAAATTCCAGGTGCACAGGAATCTAGAGAATGTGGAAACTATTTGGATCATGATCTAGAGAAAGCAAAACAGTATGCAAGAAGCTATAGAGAAGTAATAAAAGAGTGGAGTGAAGAACAATTGGTATATCCACAGGCAGATTAA
- a CDS encoding sodium-dependent transporter — MKNREKFSSRLGFILISAGCAVGLGNVWRFPYITGLYGGAAFVILYLVFLAILGLPIMAMEFSIGRASQKSCAKSFDVLEPKQTKWHLIKYSSIAGNYLLMMFYTTIGGWMLNYCFKMAFGTFHNINSEEVSAVFSDMLDSPFQNIFWMVIISIIGFFICSKGLQNGVEKISKYMMSFLFIIMLVLVIRAVTLPNAVEGLKFYLVPDFHKMMENGFGNAIFAAMGQAFFTLSIGIGAMAIFGSYIGKERSLLGESLNICILDTLIAFIAGLIIFPSCFSFGVDADSGPGLVFVTLSNVFNEMPGGQLWGTLFFLFMTFAALTTIIAVFENIISFAMDHGWSRKKAVIFNFILILILSLPCALGFNILSFISPLGANTTIQDFEDFIVSNNLLPLGSLLYLLFCTSRYGWGWKNFLQEVNTGKGLKFPNVLRFYATWILPVIVLFIFVQGYIEKFDAPWNFILPILIVCCILYIPLQAWYSIQKANKL, encoded by the coding sequence ATGAAAAATAGGGAGAAATTTTCATCTAGATTAGGTTTTATTCTAATCTCTGCAGGTTGTGCCGTAGGCTTAGGAAATGTTTGGAGATTTCCTTATATAACTGGATTATATGGCGGAGCAGCTTTTGTTATTTTATATCTTGTTTTTTTGGCAATCCTAGGATTGCCTATTATGGCCATGGAATTTTCTATAGGACGTGCATCACAAAAATCCTGTGCAAAATCCTTTGATGTTCTAGAACCAAAACAAACAAAATGGCATCTAATCAAATATAGTTCTATTGCCGGAAACTATCTTCTTATGATGTTTTATACAACCATAGGAGGCTGGATGTTAAATTATTGTTTTAAAATGGCATTCGGCACCTTCCACAACATCAATAGCGAAGAAGTTAGCGCTGTATTTTCTGATATGCTGGACAGTCCTTTTCAAAATATCTTCTGGATGGTTATCATCAGTATCATTGGTTTTTTTATATGCAGTAAAGGTTTGCAGAATGGTGTAGAGAAAATATCCAAATATATGATGTCTTTTTTATTTATCATTATGCTTGTTTTAGTTATTCGTGCTGTAACCCTTCCAAATGCAGTTGAAGGTTTAAAGTTTTATCTGGTACCTGATTTTCATAAAATGATGGAAAATGGTTTTGGAAATGCTATATTTGCAGCTATGGGACAAGCCTTCTTTACCTTAAGCATAGGAATTGGGGCTATGGCTATCTTTGGAAGCTATATAGGAAAAGAAAGAAGTCTTCTTGGTGAAAGTTTAAATATATGTATTTTAGATACTTTAATTGCTTTTATTGCCGGTTTGATTATTTTCCCTTCCTGCTTTTCTTTTGGAGTTGATGCAGACAGTGGACCAGGACTTGTATTTGTTACATTATCAAATGTCTTTAACGAAATGCCAGGTGGACAGCTTTGGGGAACTTTGTTTTTCCTGTTCATGACATTTGCTGCGCTAACTACAATCATTGCAGTATTTGAAAACATTATATCTTTCGCAATGGATCATGGATGGTCAAGAAAGAAAGCAGTTATCTTTAACTTTATCTTGATTTTGATCTTATCTCTTCCCTGTGCGCTCGGATTTAATATTTTAAGTTTTATTTCCCCATTGGGAGCGAATACTACCATTCAGGATTTCGAAGATTTTATTGTTTCCAACAATTTACTGCCATTAGGTTCTTTGTTGTATTTACTATTTTGTACTTCTCGCTATGGATGGGGATGGAAAAACTTCCTGCAGGAAGTAAACACTGGAAAAGGTTTAAAATTTCCTAACGTATTACGTTTTTATGCTACATGGATTTTGCCTGTCATCGTATTGTTTATCTTCGTTCAGGGATACATTGAAAAATTTGATGCTCCATGGAATTTTATTCTTCCTATTCTTATCGTATGTTGTATTCTTTATATTCCTCTCCAAGCCTGGTACAGTATACAAAAAGCTAATAAATTATAG
- a CDS encoding LytR/AlgR family response regulator transcription factor: MLKVALLEEETVAKEIIFELGKIFQGTEWTFQYFSSISDFVKAECEVDFSILFIQGKYDVPRFLDTFLLKKSERIIVFTQDEKTSSYTSFERILYINKHQIKKEMQNIASSLYRVSRGEEEYLLSYNYVQVPIKYRDIFYIEKIDKQLIYHTQKGEFKERKNMKDAYMEFEPYDFLRIHSSYLVNMRYITKIDSDSVYLQKIALPFARNRKQEVRRKMESYIHKK; the protein is encoded by the coding sequence ATGTTGAAAGTTGCTTTGCTGGAAGAAGAAACGGTTGCGAAAGAAATAATCTTTGAGTTAGGCAAGATATTTCAGGGGACTGAGTGGACATTTCAATATTTTTCTTCTATTTCTGATTTTGTAAAGGCAGAATGTGAAGTGGATTTTTCAATCTTATTTATTCAAGGGAAATATGATGTACCACGTTTTTTAGATACTTTTCTTTTAAAAAAATCAGAGCGTATCATTGTTTTTACACAAGATGAAAAAACTTCTTCTTATACTTCTTTTGAAAGAATACTTTATATAAATAAACATCAAATAAAAAAAGAAATGCAGAATATTGCTTCTTCCTTATATAGAGTGAGCAGAGGAGAGGAAGAGTATTTGCTTTCTTATAATTATGTGCAGGTACCTATTAAATATCGTGATATCTTCTATATTGAAAAAATAGATAAACAGCTTATTTATCATACCCAAAAAGGAGAATTTAAAGAACGAAAAAATATGAAAGATGCATATATGGAATTTGAGCCTTATGATTTTTTAAGAATTCATTCCAGTTATTTGGTAAATATGCGATATATTACCAAAATAGATAGTGATAGTGTTTATCTTCAAAAGATAGCTTTGCCATTCGCAAGAAATCGAAAACAGGAAGTTCGAAGGAAAATGGAAAGTTATATTCATAAAAAGTAA
- a CDS encoding dicarboxylate/amino acid:cation symporter, with protein sequence MNTNTSSNKLALKMAIALVCGLVAGFSCIVLREHLISSGNQEIWNTINNLLFQDITAQGAENAIGIFYIVGQLFVNALQLIIVPMVFVSITLAISAITDTKKFGRISSRTIFTFLKTTIFALIWAGIVGTLVYQSGAFQSVQAEGIAIQEGATGSNPLIIILNIIPNNLISAFTQNGNVLAIVFLAVCIGLAMNQLKDKTEILSKLFREVDKIISLCLSFIITKFAPIAIFALLTRTFAIYGIEYLLPALAYLLCVFFALFAYLLIGFPLYILIMAKVNPKPFIKKTAKVALFGFSTSSSAATLPLNKKTCVEELGVHKDIASFTLPLGMTINMDGTAIMQVIAALFVAISAGYDVTFTSMAIIAILALISSIGTPAAPGAGAVILFTILTGMGYTNDAALLAYSLILAINRPIEMLVTSLNVIGDASTSVIVAKKENMLDQDVYNS encoded by the coding sequence ATGAACACAAACACTAGTAGTAACAAACTCGCATTAAAAATGGCAATTGCTCTTGTATGTGGGCTTGTAGCTGGATTTTCATGTATCGTGCTGCGTGAACACTTAATTTCGTCAGGGAACCAGGAAATATGGAATACCATCAATAACTTACTCTTTCAAGATATCACTGCCCAAGGTGCAGAAAATGCAATCGGTATCTTCTATATTGTAGGACAATTGTTTGTCAATGCCTTGCAGTTGATTATTGTACCTATGGTATTTGTTTCCATTACTCTAGCAATATCTGCAATAACGGATACAAAGAAATTTGGAAGAATTTCATCAAGAACCATTTTTACTTTCTTGAAAACCACGATTTTTGCCCTTATTTGGGCAGGTATAGTTGGTACACTTGTATATCAAAGCGGTGCATTTCAGTCTGTTCAAGCAGAAGGTATTGCTATTCAAGAAGGAGCAACTGGTTCTAACCCATTAATTATTATTTTAAATATCATTCCCAACAATTTAATTTCTGCTTTTACACAAAACGGGAACGTTCTTGCAATTGTTTTTTTAGCCGTATGTATAGGTTTGGCAATGAACCAGTTAAAGGATAAAACAGAAATCTTAAGTAAACTTTTTCGTGAAGTAGATAAAATTATTTCTTTATGTCTATCTTTCATAATCACAAAATTTGCGCCTATTGCTATTTTTGCATTGTTAACTAGAACATTTGCAATTTATGGTATTGAATATTTACTCCCAGCTTTAGCTTATCTTTTATGTGTATTCTTTGCTTTGTTTGCATATTTACTAATAGGATTTCCTTTATATATACTTATTATGGCAAAAGTTAATCCTAAACCATTCATTAAGAAAACAGCAAAAGTTGCTTTATTTGGATTCTCTACATCATCCAGTGCTGCAACTCTTCCACTAAACAAAAAAACATGTGTAGAAGAGCTAGGCGTACATAAAGACATCGCATCTTTCACTCTTCCTCTAGGTATGACCATAAATATGGATGGAACTGCTATTATGCAGGTTATAGCCGCTTTATTTGTCGCAATCAGTGCAGGATATGATGTAACTTTTACATCTATGGCGATCATTGCTATCTTAGCATTAATTTCCTCTATTGGTACTCCTGCAGCTCCTGGTGCTGGGGCTGTGATTCTATTTACGATCTTGACAGGTATGGGATACACAAATGATGCCGCATTACTTGCATATTCCTTAATCTTGGCAATTAATCGTCCAATTGAAATGCTAGTAACATCTTTAAATGTCATAGGAGATGCTTCCACTTCTGTAATTGTTGCTAAAAAAGAAAATATGCTGGATCAGGATGTTTATAACAGTTAA